From Medicago truncatula cultivar Jemalong A17 chromosome 7, MtrunA17r5.0-ANR, whole genome shotgun sequence, a single genomic window includes:
- the LOC11421486 gene encoding NADPH-dependent diflavin oxidoreductase 1 isoform X2: protein MKVFWRFLLQKSLSQHWLKRVHYAVFGLGDSCYQKYNKLDKRLMDLGGKAILERGLGDDQQPSGYEGTLDPWLSSLWRMLNMIKPELLPSGPDVLIQDTTLIDQPKVQITYHNIENVVSHSSDTGSVRSMHPGKSSSNRNGYPDCFLKLVKNLPLTKPNSGKDVRHFEFEFVSHAIEYDTGDILEVLPGQDSAAVDAFIRRCNLDPDSLITVSPKGMDCNGHGSRMPVKLRTFVELTMDVASASPRRYFFEVMRFFATAEHERERLEYFASPEGRDDLYQYNQKERRTVLEVLKDFPSVQMPLEWLIQLVPMLKKREFSISSSQSSHPNQVHLTVSVVSWTTPYKRKKKGLCSSWLAALDPRDAVSLPVWFQKGSLPTPSPSLPLILVGPGTGCAPFRGFIEERALQSKTISIAPIIFFFGCWNEDGDFLYKDFWLNHSQNNGVLSESTGGGFYVAFSRDQPEKVYVQHKLREHSGRVWNLLAEGASVYIAGSLTKMPTDVTSAFEEIVSKENDVSKEDAVRWIRALEKCGKYHIEAWS, encoded by the exons ATGAAG GTCTTTTGGAGGTTTCTTCTTCAGAAAAGCCTAAGCCAACATTGGCTGAAAAGGGTACATTACGCCGTTTTCGGTTTGGGCGATTCTTGTTATCAGAAGTACAAT AAGCTGGACAAAAGATTAATGGACCTTGGAGGAAAAGCTATTCTAGAAAGAGGTTTGGGAGATGATCAGCAACCTTCAG GCTATGAAGGTACTCTTGATCCTTGGCTGTCTTCTCTATGGAGAATGTTAAACATGATCAAACCAGAACTCTTACCTAGTGGTCCagatgttttgattcaagaTACAACGTTGATTGACCAACCTAAAGTCCAAATCACATATCACAATATTGAAAATGTCGTGTCTCATTCCTCAG ACACTGGCAGTGTTCGTTCAATGCATCCTGGAAAATCATCTTCCAACAGAAATGGATATCCTGACTGCTTTCTTAAGTTG GTGAAGAATCTTCCTTTAACCAAACCAAACTCTGGAAAAGATGTTcgtcattttgaatttgaatttgtttcaCAT GCTATTGAGTATGACACTGGTGATATTCTTGAAGTTCTCCCTGGTCAAGATTCAGCTGCAGTTGATGCTTTCATACGACGATGTAATTTGGATCCCGATTCACTCATCACT GTTAGTCCTAAAGGAATGGATTGCAATGGACATGGCTCTAGAATGCCTGTAAAATTAAGAACTTTTGTGGAATTGACTATGGATGTAGCTTCAGCTTCCCCTCGGCGGTATTTCTTCGAG GTTATGAGGTTTTTTGCAACAGCTGAACATGAGAGGGAAAGACTTGAGTATTTTGCTTCACCTGAAGGAAGAGATGATCTGTACCAATACAACCAGAAAGAGAGGAGAACTGTTCTTGAG GTACTGAAGGATTTTCCTTCTGTACAAATGCCACTTGAGTGGCTAATCCAATTGGTTCCTATGCTAAAAAAGAGAGAATTCTCCATATCTTCTTCTCAATCATCTCATCCAAATCAAGTACACTTGACTGTGAGTGTGGTGTCCTGGACAACACCTTACAAGAGGAAAAAGAAAGGACTATGCTCCTCATGGCTAGCCGCATTAGATCCCCGCGATG CCGTCAGCCTTCCCGTCTGGTTCCAAAAAGGCTCCCTTCCTACACCATCACCTTCACTTCCCCTCATACTTGTTGGACCGGGAACAGGATGTGCACCTTTTCGCGGATTTATAGAGGAAAGGGCATTGCAAAGTAAAACTATTTCCATTGCTCCAATTATATTCTTCTTTGGCTGTTGGAATGAAGATGGAGACTTTTTATACAAAGACTTCTGGTTGAATCATTCACAGAACAATGGTGTGCTTTCAGAATCAACAGGTGGAGGTTTCTATGTTGCTTTCTCTAGAGACCAGCCAGAAAAGGTTTATGTTCAGCATAAGTTGAGGGAACACAGTGGAAGGGTTTGGAACTTATTAGCTGAGGGAGCTTCTGTTTATATAGCAGGTTCATTAACCAAAATGCCTACAGATGTAACATCAGCTTTTGAGGAAATTGTATCTAAAGAAAATGATGTTTCAAAAGAAGATGCAGTTAGATGGATTAGGGCATTAGAAAAGTGTGGTAAATATCACATTGAAGCATGGTCTTGA
- the LOC11421486 gene encoding NADPH-dependent diflavin oxidoreductase 1 isoform X1 → MKVFWRFLLQKSLSQHWLKRVHYAVFGLGDSCYQKYNFVTKKLDKRLMDLGGKAILERGLGDDQQPSGYEGTLDPWLSSLWRMLNMIKPELLPSGPDVLIQDTTLIDQPKVQITYHNIENVVSHSSDTGSVRSMHPGKSSSNRNGYPDCFLKLVKNLPLTKPNSGKDVRHFEFEFVSHAIEYDTGDILEVLPGQDSAAVDAFIRRCNLDPDSLITVSPKGMDCNGHGSRMPVKLRTFVELTMDVASASPRRYFFEVMRFFATAEHERERLEYFASPEGRDDLYQYNQKERRTVLEVLKDFPSVQMPLEWLIQLVPMLKKREFSISSSQSSHPNQVHLTVSVVSWTTPYKRKKKGLCSSWLAALDPRDAVSLPVWFQKGSLPTPSPSLPLILVGPGTGCAPFRGFIEERALQSKTISIAPIIFFFGCWNEDGDFLYKDFWLNHSQNNGVLSESTGGGFYVAFSRDQPEKVYVQHKLREHSGRVWNLLAEGASVYIAGSLTKMPTDVTSAFEEIVSKENDVSKEDAVRWIRALEKCGKYHIEAWS, encoded by the exons ATGAAG GTCTTTTGGAGGTTTCTTCTTCAGAAAAGCCTAAGCCAACATTGGCTGAAAAGGGTACATTACGCCGTTTTCGGTTTGGGCGATTCTTGTTATCAGAAGTACAAT TTTGTTACAAAGAAGCTGGACAAAAGATTAATGGACCTTGGAGGAAAAGCTATTCTAGAAAGAGGTTTGGGAGATGATCAGCAACCTTCAG GCTATGAAGGTACTCTTGATCCTTGGCTGTCTTCTCTATGGAGAATGTTAAACATGATCAAACCAGAACTCTTACCTAGTGGTCCagatgttttgattcaagaTACAACGTTGATTGACCAACCTAAAGTCCAAATCACATATCACAATATTGAAAATGTCGTGTCTCATTCCTCAG ACACTGGCAGTGTTCGTTCAATGCATCCTGGAAAATCATCTTCCAACAGAAATGGATATCCTGACTGCTTTCTTAAGTTG GTGAAGAATCTTCCTTTAACCAAACCAAACTCTGGAAAAGATGTTcgtcattttgaatttgaatttgtttcaCAT GCTATTGAGTATGACACTGGTGATATTCTTGAAGTTCTCCCTGGTCAAGATTCAGCTGCAGTTGATGCTTTCATACGACGATGTAATTTGGATCCCGATTCACTCATCACT GTTAGTCCTAAAGGAATGGATTGCAATGGACATGGCTCTAGAATGCCTGTAAAATTAAGAACTTTTGTGGAATTGACTATGGATGTAGCTTCAGCTTCCCCTCGGCGGTATTTCTTCGAG GTTATGAGGTTTTTTGCAACAGCTGAACATGAGAGGGAAAGACTTGAGTATTTTGCTTCACCTGAAGGAAGAGATGATCTGTACCAATACAACCAGAAAGAGAGGAGAACTGTTCTTGAG GTACTGAAGGATTTTCCTTCTGTACAAATGCCACTTGAGTGGCTAATCCAATTGGTTCCTATGCTAAAAAAGAGAGAATTCTCCATATCTTCTTCTCAATCATCTCATCCAAATCAAGTACACTTGACTGTGAGTGTGGTGTCCTGGACAACACCTTACAAGAGGAAAAAGAAAGGACTATGCTCCTCATGGCTAGCCGCATTAGATCCCCGCGATG CCGTCAGCCTTCCCGTCTGGTTCCAAAAAGGCTCCCTTCCTACACCATCACCTTCACTTCCCCTCATACTTGTTGGACCGGGAACAGGATGTGCACCTTTTCGCGGATTTATAGAGGAAAGGGCATTGCAAAGTAAAACTATTTCCATTGCTCCAATTATATTCTTCTTTGGCTGTTGGAATGAAGATGGAGACTTTTTATACAAAGACTTCTGGTTGAATCATTCACAGAACAATGGTGTGCTTTCAGAATCAACAGGTGGAGGTTTCTATGTTGCTTTCTCTAGAGACCAGCCAGAAAAGGTTTATGTTCAGCATAAGTTGAGGGAACACAGTGGAAGGGTTTGGAACTTATTAGCTGAGGGAGCTTCTGTTTATATAGCAGGTTCATTAACCAAAATGCCTACAGATGTAACATCAGCTTTTGAGGAAATTGTATCTAAAGAAAATGATGTTTCAAAAGAAGATGCAGTTAGATGGATTAGGGCATTAGAAAAGTGTGGTAAATATCACATTGAAGCATGGTCTTGA
- the LOC11421486 gene encoding NADPH-dependent diflavin oxidoreductase 1 isoform X3, with amino-acid sequence MKVFWRFLLQKSLSQHWLKRVHYAVFGLGDSCYQKYNLDKRLMDLGGKAILERGLGDDQQPSGYEGTLDPWLSSLWRMLNMIKPELLPSGPDVLIQDTTLIDQPKVQITYHNIENVVSHSSDTGSVRSMHPGKSSSNRNGYPDCFLKLVKNLPLTKPNSGKDVRHFEFEFVSHAIEYDTGDILEVLPGQDSAAVDAFIRRCNLDPDSLITVSPKGMDCNGHGSRMPVKLRTFVELTMDVASASPRRYFFEVMRFFATAEHERERLEYFASPEGRDDLYQYNQKERRTVLEVLKDFPSVQMPLEWLIQLVPMLKKREFSISSSQSSHPNQVHLTVSVVSWTTPYKRKKKGLCSSWLAALDPRDAVSLPVWFQKGSLPTPSPSLPLILVGPGTGCAPFRGFIEERALQSKTISIAPIIFFFGCWNEDGDFLYKDFWLNHSQNNGVLSESTGGGFYVAFSRDQPEKVYVQHKLREHSGRVWNLLAEGASVYIAGSLTKMPTDVTSAFEEIVSKENDVSKEDAVRWIRALEKCGKYHIEAWS; translated from the exons ATGAAG GTCTTTTGGAGGTTTCTTCTTCAGAAAAGCCTAAGCCAACATTGGCTGAAAAGGGTACATTACGCCGTTTTCGGTTTGGGCGATTCTTGTTATCAGAAGTACAAT CTGGACAAAAGATTAATGGACCTTGGAGGAAAAGCTATTCTAGAAAGAGGTTTGGGAGATGATCAGCAACCTTCAG GCTATGAAGGTACTCTTGATCCTTGGCTGTCTTCTCTATGGAGAATGTTAAACATGATCAAACCAGAACTCTTACCTAGTGGTCCagatgttttgattcaagaTACAACGTTGATTGACCAACCTAAAGTCCAAATCACATATCACAATATTGAAAATGTCGTGTCTCATTCCTCAG ACACTGGCAGTGTTCGTTCAATGCATCCTGGAAAATCATCTTCCAACAGAAATGGATATCCTGACTGCTTTCTTAAGTTG GTGAAGAATCTTCCTTTAACCAAACCAAACTCTGGAAAAGATGTTcgtcattttgaatttgaatttgtttcaCAT GCTATTGAGTATGACACTGGTGATATTCTTGAAGTTCTCCCTGGTCAAGATTCAGCTGCAGTTGATGCTTTCATACGACGATGTAATTTGGATCCCGATTCACTCATCACT GTTAGTCCTAAAGGAATGGATTGCAATGGACATGGCTCTAGAATGCCTGTAAAATTAAGAACTTTTGTGGAATTGACTATGGATGTAGCTTCAGCTTCCCCTCGGCGGTATTTCTTCGAG GTTATGAGGTTTTTTGCAACAGCTGAACATGAGAGGGAAAGACTTGAGTATTTTGCTTCACCTGAAGGAAGAGATGATCTGTACCAATACAACCAGAAAGAGAGGAGAACTGTTCTTGAG GTACTGAAGGATTTTCCTTCTGTACAAATGCCACTTGAGTGGCTAATCCAATTGGTTCCTATGCTAAAAAAGAGAGAATTCTCCATATCTTCTTCTCAATCATCTCATCCAAATCAAGTACACTTGACTGTGAGTGTGGTGTCCTGGACAACACCTTACAAGAGGAAAAAGAAAGGACTATGCTCCTCATGGCTAGCCGCATTAGATCCCCGCGATG CCGTCAGCCTTCCCGTCTGGTTCCAAAAAGGCTCCCTTCCTACACCATCACCTTCACTTCCCCTCATACTTGTTGGACCGGGAACAGGATGTGCACCTTTTCGCGGATTTATAGAGGAAAGGGCATTGCAAAGTAAAACTATTTCCATTGCTCCAATTATATTCTTCTTTGGCTGTTGGAATGAAGATGGAGACTTTTTATACAAAGACTTCTGGTTGAATCATTCACAGAACAATGGTGTGCTTTCAGAATCAACAGGTGGAGGTTTCTATGTTGCTTTCTCTAGAGACCAGCCAGAAAAGGTTTATGTTCAGCATAAGTTGAGGGAACACAGTGGAAGGGTTTGGAACTTATTAGCTGAGGGAGCTTCTGTTTATATAGCAGGTTCATTAACCAAAATGCCTACAGATGTAACATCAGCTTTTGAGGAAATTGTATCTAAAGAAAATGATGTTTCAAAAGAAGATGCAGTTAGATGGATTAGGGCATTAGAAAAGTGTGGTAAATATCACATTGAAGCATGGTCTTGA
- the LOC11421486 gene encoding NADPH-dependent diflavin oxidoreductase 1 isoform X4 — MLNMIKPELLPSGPDVLIQDTTLIDQPKVQITYHNIENVVSHSSDTGSVRSMHPGKSSSNRNGYPDCFLKLVKNLPLTKPNSGKDVRHFEFEFVSHAIEYDTGDILEVLPGQDSAAVDAFIRRCNLDPDSLITVSPKGMDCNGHGSRMPVKLRTFVELTMDVASASPRRYFFEVMRFFATAEHERERLEYFASPEGRDDLYQYNQKERRTVLEVLKDFPSVQMPLEWLIQLVPMLKKREFSISSSQSSHPNQVHLTVSVVSWTTPYKRKKKGLCSSWLAALDPRDAVSLPVWFQKGSLPTPSPSLPLILVGPGTGCAPFRGFIEERALQSKTISIAPIIFFFGCWNEDGDFLYKDFWLNHSQNNGVLSESTGGGFYVAFSRDQPEKVYVQHKLREHSGRVWNLLAEGASVYIAGSLTKMPTDVTSAFEEIVSKENDVSKEDAVRWIRALEKCGKYHIEAWS; from the exons ATGTTAAACATGATCAAACCAGAACTCTTACCTAGTGGTCCagatgttttgattcaagaTACAACGTTGATTGACCAACCTAAAGTCCAAATCACATATCACAATATTGAAAATGTCGTGTCTCATTCCTCAG ACACTGGCAGTGTTCGTTCAATGCATCCTGGAAAATCATCTTCCAACAGAAATGGATATCCTGACTGCTTTCTTAAGTTG GTGAAGAATCTTCCTTTAACCAAACCAAACTCTGGAAAAGATGTTcgtcattttgaatttgaatttgtttcaCAT GCTATTGAGTATGACACTGGTGATATTCTTGAAGTTCTCCCTGGTCAAGATTCAGCTGCAGTTGATGCTTTCATACGACGATGTAATTTGGATCCCGATTCACTCATCACT GTTAGTCCTAAAGGAATGGATTGCAATGGACATGGCTCTAGAATGCCTGTAAAATTAAGAACTTTTGTGGAATTGACTATGGATGTAGCTTCAGCTTCCCCTCGGCGGTATTTCTTCGAG GTTATGAGGTTTTTTGCAACAGCTGAACATGAGAGGGAAAGACTTGAGTATTTTGCTTCACCTGAAGGAAGAGATGATCTGTACCAATACAACCAGAAAGAGAGGAGAACTGTTCTTGAG GTACTGAAGGATTTTCCTTCTGTACAAATGCCACTTGAGTGGCTAATCCAATTGGTTCCTATGCTAAAAAAGAGAGAATTCTCCATATCTTCTTCTCAATCATCTCATCCAAATCAAGTACACTTGACTGTGAGTGTGGTGTCCTGGACAACACCTTACAAGAGGAAAAAGAAAGGACTATGCTCCTCATGGCTAGCCGCATTAGATCCCCGCGATG CCGTCAGCCTTCCCGTCTGGTTCCAAAAAGGCTCCCTTCCTACACCATCACCTTCACTTCCCCTCATACTTGTTGGACCGGGAACAGGATGTGCACCTTTTCGCGGATTTATAGAGGAAAGGGCATTGCAAAGTAAAACTATTTCCATTGCTCCAATTATATTCTTCTTTGGCTGTTGGAATGAAGATGGAGACTTTTTATACAAAGACTTCTGGTTGAATCATTCACAGAACAATGGTGTGCTTTCAGAATCAACAGGTGGAGGTTTCTATGTTGCTTTCTCTAGAGACCAGCCAGAAAAGGTTTATGTTCAGCATAAGTTGAGGGAACACAGTGGAAGGGTTTGGAACTTATTAGCTGAGGGAGCTTCTGTTTATATAGCAGGTTCATTAACCAAAATGCCTACAGATGTAACATCAGCTTTTGAGGAAATTGTATCTAAAGAAAATGATGTTTCAAAAGAAGATGCAGTTAGATGGATTAGGGCATTAGAAAAGTGTGGTAAATATCACATTGAAGCATGGTCTTGA
- the LOC11421486 gene encoding NADPH-dependent diflavin oxidoreductase 1 isoform X5, which produces MSCLIPQVKNLPLTKPNSGKDVRHFEFEFVSHAIEYDTGDILEVLPGQDSAAVDAFIRRCNLDPDSLITVSPKGMDCNGHGSRMPVKLRTFVELTMDVASASPRRYFFEVMRFFATAEHERERLEYFASPEGRDDLYQYNQKERRTVLEVLKDFPSVQMPLEWLIQLVPMLKKREFSISSSQSSHPNQVHLTVSVVSWTTPYKRKKKGLCSSWLAALDPRDAVSLPVWFQKGSLPTPSPSLPLILVGPGTGCAPFRGFIEERALQSKTISIAPIIFFFGCWNEDGDFLYKDFWLNHSQNNGVLSESTGGGFYVAFSRDQPEKVYVQHKLREHSGRVWNLLAEGASVYIAGSLTKMPTDVTSAFEEIVSKENDVSKEDAVRWIRALEKCGKYHIEAWS; this is translated from the exons ATGTCGTGTCTCATTCCTCAG GTGAAGAATCTTCCTTTAACCAAACCAAACTCTGGAAAAGATGTTcgtcattttgaatttgaatttgtttcaCAT GCTATTGAGTATGACACTGGTGATATTCTTGAAGTTCTCCCTGGTCAAGATTCAGCTGCAGTTGATGCTTTCATACGACGATGTAATTTGGATCCCGATTCACTCATCACT GTTAGTCCTAAAGGAATGGATTGCAATGGACATGGCTCTAGAATGCCTGTAAAATTAAGAACTTTTGTGGAATTGACTATGGATGTAGCTTCAGCTTCCCCTCGGCGGTATTTCTTCGAG GTTATGAGGTTTTTTGCAACAGCTGAACATGAGAGGGAAAGACTTGAGTATTTTGCTTCACCTGAAGGAAGAGATGATCTGTACCAATACAACCAGAAAGAGAGGAGAACTGTTCTTGAG GTACTGAAGGATTTTCCTTCTGTACAAATGCCACTTGAGTGGCTAATCCAATTGGTTCCTATGCTAAAAAAGAGAGAATTCTCCATATCTTCTTCTCAATCATCTCATCCAAATCAAGTACACTTGACTGTGAGTGTGGTGTCCTGGACAACACCTTACAAGAGGAAAAAGAAAGGACTATGCTCCTCATGGCTAGCCGCATTAGATCCCCGCGATG CCGTCAGCCTTCCCGTCTGGTTCCAAAAAGGCTCCCTTCCTACACCATCACCTTCACTTCCCCTCATACTTGTTGGACCGGGAACAGGATGTGCACCTTTTCGCGGATTTATAGAGGAAAGGGCATTGCAAAGTAAAACTATTTCCATTGCTCCAATTATATTCTTCTTTGGCTGTTGGAATGAAGATGGAGACTTTTTATACAAAGACTTCTGGTTGAATCATTCACAGAACAATGGTGTGCTTTCAGAATCAACAGGTGGAGGTTTCTATGTTGCTTTCTCTAGAGACCAGCCAGAAAAGGTTTATGTTCAGCATAAGTTGAGGGAACACAGTGGAAGGGTTTGGAACTTATTAGCTGAGGGAGCTTCTGTTTATATAGCAGGTTCATTAACCAAAATGCCTACAGATGTAACATCAGCTTTTGAGGAAATTGTATCTAAAGAAAATGATGTTTCAAAAGAAGATGCAGTTAGATGGATTAGGGCATTAGAAAAGTGTGGTAAATATCACATTGAAGCATGGTCTTGA
- the LOC11421486 gene encoding NADPH-dependent diflavin oxidoreductase 1 isoform X6 produces MRFFATAEHERERLEYFASPEGRDDLYQYNQKERRTVLEVLKDFPSVQMPLEWLIQLVPMLKKREFSISSSQSSHPNQVHLTVSVVSWTTPYKRKKKGLCSSWLAALDPRDAVSLPVWFQKGSLPTPSPSLPLILVGPGTGCAPFRGFIEERALQSKTISIAPIIFFFGCWNEDGDFLYKDFWLNHSQNNGVLSESTGGGFYVAFSRDQPEKVYVQHKLREHSGRVWNLLAEGASVYIAGSLTKMPTDVTSAFEEIVSKENDVSKEDAVRWIRALEKCGKYHIEAWS; encoded by the exons ATGAGGTTTTTTGCAACAGCTGAACATGAGAGGGAAAGACTTGAGTATTTTGCTTCACCTGAAGGAAGAGATGATCTGTACCAATACAACCAGAAAGAGAGGAGAACTGTTCTTGAG GTACTGAAGGATTTTCCTTCTGTACAAATGCCACTTGAGTGGCTAATCCAATTGGTTCCTATGCTAAAAAAGAGAGAATTCTCCATATCTTCTTCTCAATCATCTCATCCAAATCAAGTACACTTGACTGTGAGTGTGGTGTCCTGGACAACACCTTACAAGAGGAAAAAGAAAGGACTATGCTCCTCATGGCTAGCCGCATTAGATCCCCGCGATG CCGTCAGCCTTCCCGTCTGGTTCCAAAAAGGCTCCCTTCCTACACCATCACCTTCACTTCCCCTCATACTTGTTGGACCGGGAACAGGATGTGCACCTTTTCGCGGATTTATAGAGGAAAGGGCATTGCAAAGTAAAACTATTTCCATTGCTCCAATTATATTCTTCTTTGGCTGTTGGAATGAAGATGGAGACTTTTTATACAAAGACTTCTGGTTGAATCATTCACAGAACAATGGTGTGCTTTCAGAATCAACAGGTGGAGGTTTCTATGTTGCTTTCTCTAGAGACCAGCCAGAAAAGGTTTATGTTCAGCATAAGTTGAGGGAACACAGTGGAAGGGTTTGGAACTTATTAGCTGAGGGAGCTTCTGTTTATATAGCAGGTTCATTAACCAAAATGCCTACAGATGTAACATCAGCTTTTGAGGAAATTGTATCTAAAGAAAATGATGTTTCAAAAGAAGATGCAGTTAGATGGATTAGGGCATTAGAAAAGTGTGGTAAATATCACATTGAAGCATGGTCTTGA
- the LOC11429897 gene encoding aquaporin PIP2-1 isoform X1 — MAKDIEAEPQGGVPHKDYHDPPPAPLFDTAELGQWSFYRALIAEFVATLLFLYVTVLTVIGYNAQTDPAHNGTNCDGVGILGIAWAFGGMIFVLVYCTAGISGGHINPAVTFGLFLARKVSLIRAVLYMVAQCLGAICGVGLVKAFQKGYYNRYKGGANMLSAGYSKGTGLGAEIIGTFVLVYTVFSATDPKRNARDSHVPVLAPLPIGFAVFMVHLATIPITGTGINPARSFGAAVIYNNEKAWDDQWIFWVGPFIGAAIAAIYHQFVLRAQAAKALGSFRSSSNL, encoded by the exons ATGGCAAAAGACATTGAAGCCGAACCTCAAGGTGGTGTACCACACAAGGACTACCATGACCCACCACCAGCTCCACTCTTTGACACCGCTGAACTTGGTCAGTGGTCTTTCTACAGAGCCCTCATCGCAGAGTTCGTCGCCACTCTCCTCTTCCTCTATGTCACCGTTTTAACCGTCATTGGCTACAACGCTCAAACTGATCCAGCTCATAATGGCACCAACTGTGACGGTGTCGGCATCCTCGGCATCGCTTGGGCCTTTGGTGGCATGATCTTTGTTCTTGTCTACTGCACTGCCGGCATATCTG GAGGACACATAAATCCGGCGGTGACATTTGGGCTATTTCTGGCGAGGAAGGTGTCATTGATTAGAGCTGTATTATACATGGTAGCTCAGTGTTTAGGAGCAATATGTGGTGTTGGACTGGTTAAGGCTTTTCAGAAAGGTTACTATAATAGGTACAAAGGTGGTGCTAACATGTTAAGTGCTGGTTATAGCAAAGGAACTGGGTTAGGTGCTGAAATAATTGGAACCTTTGTTCTTGTTTACACCGTGTTCTCTGCCACAGATCCCAAAAGAAATGCTAGAGACTCTCATGTTCCA GTTTTGGCACCACTTCCAATTGGGTTTGCAGTGTTTATGGTTCACCTTGCTACTATTCCTATCACTGGAACTGGTATTAACCCTGCTAGAAGCTTTGGAGCTGCTGTGATTTACAACAATGAGAAAGCATGGGATGACCAA TGGATCTTCTGGGTTGGACCCTTTATTGGTGCTGCCATTGCTGCAATCTACCACCAGTTTGTGTTGAGAGCACAAGCTGCAAAGGCTTTGGGTTCTTTCAGGAGCTCTTCAAATCTGTAA
- the LOC11429897 gene encoding probable aquaporin PIP2-4 isoform X2 — protein sequence MAKDIEAEPQGGVPHKDYHDPPPAPLFDTAELGQWSFYRALIAEFVATLLFLYVTVLTVIGYNAQTDPAHNGTNCDGVGILGIAWAFGGMIFVLVYCTAGISGGHINPAVTFGLFLARKVSLIRAVLYMVAQCLGAICGVGLVKAFQKGYYNRYKGGANMLSAGYSKGTGLGAEIIGTFVLVYTVFSATDPKRNARDSHVPVLAPLPIGFAVFMVHLATIPITGTGINPARSFGAAVIYNNEKAWDDQVCISFYFLSILFTLIKVYKC from the exons ATGGCAAAAGACATTGAAGCCGAACCTCAAGGTGGTGTACCACACAAGGACTACCATGACCCACCACCAGCTCCACTCTTTGACACCGCTGAACTTGGTCAGTGGTCTTTCTACAGAGCCCTCATCGCAGAGTTCGTCGCCACTCTCCTCTTCCTCTATGTCACCGTTTTAACCGTCATTGGCTACAACGCTCAAACTGATCCAGCTCATAATGGCACCAACTGTGACGGTGTCGGCATCCTCGGCATCGCTTGGGCCTTTGGTGGCATGATCTTTGTTCTTGTCTACTGCACTGCCGGCATATCTG GAGGACACATAAATCCGGCGGTGACATTTGGGCTATTTCTGGCGAGGAAGGTGTCATTGATTAGAGCTGTATTATACATGGTAGCTCAGTGTTTAGGAGCAATATGTGGTGTTGGACTGGTTAAGGCTTTTCAGAAAGGTTACTATAATAGGTACAAAGGTGGTGCTAACATGTTAAGTGCTGGTTATAGCAAAGGAACTGGGTTAGGTGCTGAAATAATTGGAACCTTTGTTCTTGTTTACACCGTGTTCTCTGCCACAGATCCCAAAAGAAATGCTAGAGACTCTCATGTTCCA GTTTTGGCACCACTTCCAATTGGGTTTGCAGTGTTTATGGTTCACCTTGCTACTATTCCTATCACTGGAACTGGTATTAACCCTGCTAGAAGCTTTGGAGCTGCTGTGATTTACAACAATGAGAAAGCATGGGATGACCAAGTATGCATCTCTTTCTATTTTCTATCTATACTCTTTAC attaattaaagtgtACAAATGCTAG
- the LOC11420955 gene encoding uncharacterized protein: protein MASSRKSFLSRTSYIFPETNFNQKSSQGKELEFDEADVWNMSYSNSNTNIEPKKGVPGLKRVSRKMEANNKVNPLASSSLPMNIPDWSKILKEEYKKKKESSDDEDEGDYDGVVQLPPHEYLARTRGASLSVHEGKGRTLKGRDLRSVRNAIWKKVGFED, encoded by the coding sequence ATGGCTTCTTCTAGGAAGAGTTTCCTTTCAAGAACAAGTTACATTTTTCCAGaaacaaatttcaatcaaaaatCATCACAAGGAAAAGAATTGGAGTTTGATGAAGCTGATGTATGGAACATGTCATATTCAAATTCCAACACAAATATAGAGCCAAAAAAGGGTGTACCAGGTTTGAAGAGAGTTTCTAGAAAAATGGAAGCTAATAATAAAGTTAATCCTTTAGCTTCATCTTCATTACCAATGAATATACCAGATTGGTCAAAGATTTTGAAGGAAGAatacaaaaagaagaaagagagtagtgatgatgaagatgaaggtgaTTATGATGGAGTGGTTCAGTTACCTCCTCATGAATATCTTGCTAGAACTAGAGGAGCTTCTCTTTCTGTTCATGAAGGGAAAGGAAGGACTTTGAAAGGAAGAGACTTGCGTAGTGTAAGGAATGCTATTTGGAAGAAAGTTGGGTTTGaagattga